The nucleotide sequence GGTTCGGTGGGGGAAAACACCTCCCTCAGTGCCGAAGAGAAAATCGCCGTGACCGAGGTCGCGGTGGACGCCTCCCGGGGCCGGGTGCCGGTGATCTGCGGCGTGGCCGAATTCACCAGCGTGCAGGCGGCCAAGGTCGCCAATGCCGTGCGCAAGGTCGGCGTCGATGGCGTGATGCTGATGCCGGCGCTGGTCTACGGCTCCAAGCCGTTCGAAACCGCCGAGCATTTCCGCTATGTAGCCCGGCATGCCGACGTGCCGCTGATGGTCTACAACAACCCGCCGATCTACAAGAACGACGTAACCCCGGACATCCTGATCTCCCTGGCCGATTGCGACAACGTGGTGTGCTTCAAGGACTCCTCCGGCGACACCCGGCGCTTCATCGACGTGCGCAATGAAGTGGGCGATCGCTTTGTACTGTTCGCAGGCCTCGACGACGTGGTGCTGGAAAGCCTCGCCGTGGGTGCCGAGGGCTGGGTTTCGGGGATGTCCAACGTGTTCCCGAAAGAAGGCGAAACCATCTTCCGCCTGGCCCGCGACGGGCGTTTCGCCGAAGCGATGCCGATCTACGAATGGCTGATGCCGATCCTGCACCTCGACGCCCGCGCCGACCTGGTGCAATGCATCAAACTGTGCGAAGCCATCGCCGGCCGCGGCAGCGCCCTCACCCGTCCACCACGCCTGGCCCTGCCGGAAGAAGACCGGGTGTATGTGGAGCAGATCATGGCCAAGGCCCTGGCGAATCGGCCGGTGCTGCCGGATGTGGGGCTCTGACTACCCATATAAATGAAGCCCCCCTGTGGGAGCGAGCCTGCTCGCGATGGCGGTCTGCCTGGAACGGCTATGCTGGATATGCCACCGTCATCGCGAGCAGGCTCGCTCCCACACTGACCGAGGTGTTATGGAGGACTATCAGCCTGCACATGAACCCCTGTGGGAGGTTTTCCATGAACTATTTCCTGGCCCAGGCCCTGAACAATCAATGGGCCAACCACCGCCTGCTCGGCACCTGCGCGCAGTTGAGCGAGGACGAGTACCTGACGCGGCGCACGGGTTTCTTTCCGTCCATACAAGCCACGCTGTGCCATATCCTGGAAGTGGATCGCTATTACCTTACGGCTCTTGAAGATGATCGTGCCGGTCAGCACCAGGATTTCTCCGAAACCCTGGCCTTTGCCGATCTGGTGCAAAACCAGACCCGCACTGACCAGCGACTGGTAACATTCTGCGAATCCCTACGGGAGAAAGACCTCGCCCGATCTGTCGAGCTGGTACGCGCCGACGGCATGGTGGTGCTCGAGCGGATCGACCGGTTGCTGCTTCACTTGCTCGAGCACCAGATCCATCACCGGGGACAGGTCCACACCATGCTCAGCGACACCGACATCGAGCCCCCACAACTCGATGAGTTCTTCCTCGACTGCGACCGCCGGTTTCGGCAAGCGGAAGAACAGCAGCTGCAGCTCGACGAAGGCCGTGTCTGGCGGGACTATCTGCCCGACTGAACCGGCATGCGTCGGCTATCGGCGCGCCAGCTCGTGACGCACGCACTGTTCGTAGTAGGTCTGTTTGACTGCGGCGGGCTTGAGGCGAGAGGCGCTGTCGTAGGTCTGTTCCGTGATGCCCAGGGCGGTCATGCGCATCCATGGCCGGGGAAACTTGCGCACTTGTAACTTTTTCCGGGCACCGTACAGGGAGACGCCGGAAAGCTTGGAGGCCTGCGCGCCTGCCGCGATGTCTGACCCCCAACGACATACCGACTGCTGGTTTTGCGTCAGCGCCCGGGCCTGGGCTTCGAGCGATACACAGGCCAGGAGCGATGTCGCTACGACCCACATGGCCAAGCCCCACATAGAAAATCGCATAGGTTTGTCGTCCAACGTTCTGAAATGAAAGAAGTTTGACAACCTTAAAACGGACTGGGGGCCAGCACTGGACTGGCCCTTCGCCACAGCGATTACTGGCTCGCCTTGGCCTCCTGCAGCAGTTGCTGAATCACTTGTTCCTGCTCGGCGTACCGACCTTCACCAAAATGGCTGTAGCGCACTTGCCCCTTGGCATCGATGAAGTAATGCGCCGGCCAGTACTGGTTGTTGAAAGCGCGCCAGATCGCATACTGGTTGTCGATCGCCACCGGGTAGTTGATGTCCAGCTTGCGAACCTGCTGGCGCACGTTGTCGATGATCTTCTCGTAGCCGTATTCCGGGGTGTGAACGCCGATCACCAGCAGCCCGTCCTTCTCATACTTCTTGGCCCAGTCGTTCACATGGGGCAGCGTGTGCTGGCAGTTGATGCAGTCGTAGGTCCAGAAATCCACCAGCACCACTTTGCCCTTCAGGGATTCGCTGTTCAGCGGCGGTGAGTTCAGCCATTGCACCGCGCCGTCCAGCGAAGGCATGGCGCCCTGGGACTCGAGGTCTTGCAAGGGTTTGGCGCTGGCCTTGTCGACCAGAAAATCGATGGCCTTGGGCACTTTCTCCAGCAGGCCCTGTTCCAAGGACCCGGCCTGCGCGGAGGACACGCTTGCCAGCAGACGATCGTCGACACCGCTGCCAATCGCCACGGCGGCCAGCAACACCAAGGCCCCGGTGCCCCGGCGCAGCCAGGTGGTGATCGGCAGCGACAGTTTGAGGCGGCTGGTCAGCCCGCGCCCGGCCAGGATCAGCGTCCCCAGCGACAAGGCACTGCCCAGGCCGTAGGCAAGCAGCAACAGGCTGGTTTCGGCACTGGCACCCTGCAACATGGCGCCGGTCAGGATCACGCCGAGGATGGGCCCTGCACACGGCGCCCAGAGCAAGCCGGTGGCGACCCCGATCAATACCGACGCCAGCGGCCCGGCCACCTTCCCGGCACCGGCGTCGACCCGGTTACCCAGGCTCACCAGCGGCCGTGCCAGCCAGGTACCGACCTGACTGAACATCAACGACAGCGCGAACAGCACCATCACCACCAGCGCGACTTGCCGCCCGACATTGCTGGCCCGCAGCACCCAATCGCTACTCACCACCGCCAGGCTCGCCACCAGGGCGAACGTCAGGACCATACCCAGCAGCGTCAGCAATACCGAGCCGGATGAACGATTGGCCCGGGCGAACAGGAACGGCACCACGGGGAGGATACAGGGACTGAGGATCGTCAGGATCCCGCCCAGGAAAGCGATCAGAAGCATGGCATCACCTAAATATCGCAGCGCCGTACTGGATTGCGTAGGAGCTGTCGAGCGAAGCGAGGCTGCGATCTTTTGATCTTTCGCTTGAGATTCAAGTGTCAGGGGAAAGATCGCAGCCTCGCTTTGCTCGACAGCTCCTACAGAGTCCGGATTACGCAGAATAAAGTGTTTAATTACAGTAGGTTATTTAACATTTCTAATTATTTACATTCAGTCTCCGTCATGGCAATTGTCAGACAGCTTGCGGTAGTCCAACGCCTGCTTGTGGCCCGCTGAATCCAGGTAGGTCATGCGAGCGTCCACCACTCCGCAGGTCGGGTCGGCGTCTTCAGTCAGCGACAGCACCTGCTTGACATCCAGGTGAGTGCCGTAGGCATAAGGCTGTGCCTGGACGTTGCTTTCGGCCCGGGCCGACAGGGTGCAGATGTTCAGCGCGGCGAAAAGGCAAGCGGCGTAGATGGCTTTGGTGTTCATGGCGGTGTCCTCGGTTCGTTCAATGGGTGTGTTTTCTGCCGAGGCCTGTTGTTGCCTCGTTGGAAGCCATTGAATGCCCTTGAGGTATCGCGTCTGTATCGAGCCAGGGGGCTTTTTGCATCGCTGTGTATCCGTCGCGCGCCAGATACACTGCAATACAAACCACCGTGAGCCGGGCCCGCCGGCGCCTGTATTCTGCTCACAACGAAACGCCAAGAGGGCTGGACACCATGGATCATGTCGATCACGTGCTGATAGTGGATGACGATCGCGAGATCAGGGAGCTGGTGGGCAACTACCTGAAGAAGAACGGCCTGCGTACCACCGTCGTCGCCGATGGCCGGCAGATGCGCGCCTTTCTGGAAACCACCCCGGTGGACCTGATCGTGCTGGACCTGATGATGCCGGGCGATGACGGCCTGGTGCTGTGTCGGGAACTGCGCGCCGGCAAGCACAAGGCCACGCCGGTACTGATGCTTACCGCCCGCAACGACGAAACCGACCGTATCATCGGCCTGGAAATGGGTGCCGACGATTACCTGGTCAAGCCCTTCGCTGCCCGTGAGCTGTTGGCACGGATCAACGCGGTGTTGCGACGCACCCGCATGTTGCCGCCCAACCTGGTGGTCACCGAAAGCGGTCGATTGCTGGCGTTCGGTCGCTGGCGCCTGGACACCACGGCGCGTCACCTGCTGGACACCGACGGCACCATGGTCGCCCTGAGCGGCGCGGAATACCGGCTGTTGCGGGTGTTCCTCGACCATCCGCAGCGGGTGCTCAATCGCGACCAACTGCTGAACCTGACCCAGGGCCGGGACGCCGATCTGTTCGATCGCTCCATCGACCTGCTGGTCAGCCGCCTGCGCCAGCGCCTGTTGGATGACGCCCGCGAGCCGGCCTACATCAAGACCGTGCGCAGCGAAGGCTATGTCTTCTCCTTGCCGGTGGAAATTCTCGAGGCTTCGACATGAGGGCCTCGACATGAGCCTGCCGCTACGTTGGCCGCGCACCCTCGCCTCGCGGCTGTCGCTGATTTTCCTGATTGGCCTGATCCTGGCCCAGGGCTTGTCGTTCGGCGCCCAGTACTACGAGCGCTACCAGACCGCCAAGTCCACCATGCTCGGCAACCTGGAAACCGATGTCTCCACTTCCGTCGCCATCCTTGATCGCCTGCCTGCCGCCGAACGCCCGGCCTGGCTGCCCCAGCTCACCCGGCACAACTACGGTTACCTGCTCAATGAAGGTCAACCCGGTCAGCCGATGGAGCGTGACAACGCGCCGATCTCGGTGAGTTCGATCGAGGAAGCCATCGGCCAGGCCTATGCCCTGACCTTTACCGACATCCCGGGACCGCAGAAGCATTACCAGGCTCACCTGCGCCTGAGGGACGGCAGCCCGCTGACCATCGACGTCCGCCCGGCCATGATGCCCCTCTCCCCCTGGCTGCCAGTGGTATTGCTGGGACAGTTCGCGCTGCTGATCGGCTGTACCTGGCTGGCCGTGCGCATCGCCGTCGGCCCGCTGACCCGCTTGGCCCAGGCGGTGGAAACCCTCGACCCGAACGCCCACAGCGTGCGCCTGGATGAAAAAGGCCCGACCGAAGTGGTCCACGCCGCCAAGGCGTTCAATGCCATGCAAGACCGCATCGCTGTCTACCTCAAGGAGCGCATGCAGTTGCTGGCGGCGATTTCCCACGATCTGCAGACGCCGATCACCCGCATGAAGCTGCGCGCGGAATTCATGGATGACGGCATCG is from Pseudomonas sp. B21-056 and encodes:
- a CDS encoding dihydrodipicolinate synthase family protein, which translates into the protein MSKRINWSGVFPAVTTQFNADFSINLDKTHEVISNVIRDGVSGLVVCGSVGENTSLSAEEKIAVTEVAVDASRGRVPVICGVAEFTSVQAAKVANAVRKVGVDGVMLMPALVYGSKPFETAEHFRYVARHADVPLMVYNNPPIYKNDVTPDILISLADCDNVVCFKDSSGDTRRFIDVRNEVGDRFVLFAGLDDVVLESLAVGAEGWVSGMSNVFPKEGETIFRLARDGRFAEAMPIYEWLMPILHLDARADLVQCIKLCEAIAGRGSALTRPPRLALPEEDRVYVEQIMAKALANRPVLPDVGL
- a CDS encoding DinB family protein, which translates into the protein MNYFLAQALNNQWANHRLLGTCAQLSEDEYLTRRTGFFPSIQATLCHILEVDRYYLTALEDDRAGQHQDFSETLAFADLVQNQTRTDQRLVTFCESLREKDLARSVELVRADGMVVLERIDRLLLHLLEHQIHHRGQVHTMLSDTDIEPPQLDEFFLDCDRRFRQAEEQQLQLDEGRVWRDYLPD
- a CDS encoding cytochrome c biogenesis protein DipZ, which codes for MLLIAFLGGILTILSPCILPVVPFLFARANRSSGSVLLTLLGMVLTFALVASLAVVSSDWVLRASNVGRQVALVVMVLFALSLMFSQVGTWLARPLVSLGNRVDAGAGKVAGPLASVLIGVATGLLWAPCAGPILGVILTGAMLQGASAETSLLLLAYGLGSALSLGTLILAGRGLTSRLKLSLPITTWLRRGTGALVLLAAVAIGSGVDDRLLASVSSAQAGSLEQGLLEKVPKAIDFLVDKASAKPLQDLESQGAMPSLDGAVQWLNSPPLNSESLKGKVVLVDFWTYDCINCQHTLPHVNDWAKKYEKDGLLVIGVHTPEYGYEKIIDNVRQQVRKLDINYPVAIDNQYAIWRAFNNQYWPAHYFIDAKGQVRYSHFGEGRYAEQEQVIQQLLQEAKASQ
- a CDS encoding DUF2790 domain-containing protein, translated to MNTKAIYAACLFAALNICTLSARAESNVQAQPYAYGTHLDVKQVLSLTEDADPTCGVVDARMTYLDSAGHKQALDYRKLSDNCHDGD
- a CDS encoding response regulator, which produces MDHVDHVLIVDDDREIRELVGNYLKKNGLRTTVVADGRQMRAFLETTPVDLIVLDLMMPGDDGLVLCRELRAGKHKATPVLMLTARNDETDRIIGLEMGADDYLVKPFAARELLARINAVLRRTRMLPPNLVVTESGRLLAFGRWRLDTTARHLLDTDGTMVALSGAEYRLLRVFLDHPQRVLNRDQLLNLTQGRDADLFDRSIDLLVSRLRQRLLDDAREPAYIKTVRSEGYVFSLPVEILEAST
- a CDS encoding ATP-binding protein; amino-acid sequence: MSLPLRWPRTLASRLSLIFLIGLILAQGLSFGAQYYERYQTAKSTMLGNLETDVSTSVAILDRLPAAERPAWLPQLTRHNYGYLLNEGQPGQPMERDNAPISVSSIEEAIGQAYALTFTDIPGPQKHYQAHLRLRDGSPLTIDVRPAMMPLSPWLPVVLLGQFALLIGCTWLAVRIAVGPLTRLAQAVETLDPNAHSVRLDEKGPTEVVHAAKAFNAMQDRIAVYLKERMQLLAAISHDLQTPITRMKLRAEFMDDGIEKDKLWSDLGEMEHLVREGVAYARSIHGATEASCRISLDAFLDSLVFDYQDTGQDVQLSGKNAAVIDTRPHALRRVLVNLVDNALKFGGAARIEVQANPNGQLAIQVLDHGPGINEQELAEVLKPFYRVESSRNRETGGTGLGLAIAQQLAMAMGGSLTLSNREGGGLCAELRLSHDASLGR